From a single Shewanella denitrificans OS217 genomic region:
- a CDS encoding general secretion pathway protein GspB: MSILLDAVTREKNQQMGVLPDAVLTPRANYPKPKSAFTSTKALWLMTGLGATVGAAWLMAQVVANPSHKLTANTLVQTKTLDAAQALQTQVGHQTQGQANEISSAGPESLASMSEDQSKLKPNVNAMNKAQVQLAGKVALPVPKSYSASLLDRNTQGMSASQQDEQIDEALLASLSEDEKRYARAAFSAPHFDDNQQTSQWQDEQGFDDEPILLGANANARGLAELAALKQQVNDAARQVNISDTFERYNDDIINDDTSRPRRISGEPRGTQNAPQGGDDTANRNSRLSQRERDSQIAAVKQEAQKDNLLAAFEAALKDVEYEKSANQNVTPAALDPISQTQDKDYPNYGQLPANLQLQVPEFSVVAHVYSSDASNRWLNVDGAELQEGDKIQDKLTLIEIRPRDIVLEIQGTKFKVPAI, encoded by the coding sequence ATGTCGATTTTGTTGGACGCCGTTACCCGTGAGAAGAACCAGCAGATGGGTGTGTTACCAGACGCTGTGCTTACCCCAAGAGCCAATTACCCTAAGCCTAAGTCAGCATTTACCAGCACCAAAGCGCTTTGGTTGATGACAGGGTTAGGGGCAACCGTAGGCGCTGCTTGGCTGATGGCACAAGTTGTGGCCAATCCAAGTCATAAGCTGACCGCCAATACCTTAGTTCAAACTAAGACATTAGATGCCGCACAAGCGCTGCAAACTCAGGTAGGTCATCAGACTCAAGGCCAAGCCAATGAGATTAGCTCAGCAGGCCCTGAAAGCCTTGCATCTATGAGTGAAGATCAATCTAAGCTCAAACCTAACGTTAATGCTATGAACAAGGCTCAGGTGCAATTAGCGGGCAAGGTTGCCTTACCTGTGCCTAAAAGCTATAGCGCAAGTTTGTTGGATCGCAATACCCAAGGAATGAGCGCTAGCCAACAAGATGAACAAATCGATGAAGCCTTACTTGCAAGCTTATCAGAAGACGAGAAGCGCTACGCAAGAGCTGCATTTTCTGCACCTCATTTTGATGACAATCAACAAACGAGTCAGTGGCAAGATGAACAAGGATTTGATGATGAGCCGATCCTGCTTGGGGCTAACGCCAATGCCCGCGGTCTGGCTGAACTCGCTGCATTAAAACAACAAGTGAATGACGCGGCGAGGCAGGTCAATATCAGTGACACGTTTGAGCGTTATAATGACGATATCATTAATGATGATACCTCCCGCCCTCGGCGTATTAGTGGTGAACCAAGGGGCACTCAAAATGCTCCGCAGGGCGGTGATGACACTGCTAATCGCAATAGTCGTTTAAGCCAACGTGAGCGCGATAGCCAAATCGCCGCTGTAAAGCAAGAAGCACAAAAGGATAACCTATTGGCGGCATTTGAAGCAGCGCTTAAGGATGTGGAATATGAGAAGTCAGCCAATCAAAACGTAACCCCAGCGGCTCTCGATCCTATTTCCCAAACCCAAGACAAAGATTATCCTAACTACGGTCAGCTACCTGCCAATTTGCAATTACAAGTGCCTGAGTTCTCTGTGGTAGCTCATGTGTATTCCTCAGATGCCAGCAATCGCTGGCTCAACGTGGACGGTGCAGAGTTGCAGGAAGGGGACAAAATTCAGGATAAGCTCACCTTAATAGAAATAAGGCCACGGGATATAGTGCTAGAAATTCAGGGGACTAAGTTTAAAGTGCCGGCAATTTAG
- a CDS encoding AAA family ATPase codes for MYKAFFGLNDNPFSIAPNPHYLFLSDRHREALAHLTYGLGETGGFVLLTGEVGTGKTTVSRCLLRQLPANTDTAFILNPALTELELLATLCDELKISYSENPSLKQLTDLISHYLLANHEQGRNTVLIIDEAQHLKAEVLEQLRLLTNLETDTKKLLQVILIGQPELQQLLKRQELRQLAQRITARYHLLPLTLEEVSLYVQHRLQVANRFEPLFTAKACKYLHKYSGGIPRLINLLCERALMAGYGQSKVPIDHHMVKQAAVEVLGEVEEFSLPYKPVAIAATVALVFAGAFYGFYQAAISNPNLGATQAQVQTQIATQATIQALPQASVQQGAELTRAEQVSAEQTYAAEQIQPTANTLSTEQRVLKQAITQSQNIDNAYAGLFGVWQRQPISGLTPCQAAMEQGLACHQQQGNWHSISRLNYPAVVYLQDESLGDFYGVLVERDDDQVLLQLNEQQLWVSKHWFNQHFSGTFELLWQPTKRVPREISRGSHLSQVQWLENNLAKINGRQARLMDDFDHELERELMAFQRQHGLKADGIAGSQTLVQLNLFTSKQGPRLTSALSNKREAL; via the coding sequence ATGTATAAAGCTTTCTTTGGACTGAATGATAATCCCTTTTCAATCGCCCCCAATCCCCATTATTTATTTTTAAGTGATCGTCACAGAGAAGCCCTGGCGCACTTAACCTATGGCTTAGGTGAGACCGGGGGATTTGTACTGCTTACAGGCGAGGTTGGTACAGGTAAGACGACGGTATCTCGTTGCTTGCTAAGGCAATTACCAGCAAATACCGACACCGCTTTTATTCTTAACCCTGCGCTGACTGAACTCGAATTATTGGCCACCTTGTGTGATGAGCTTAAAATCAGCTACAGCGAAAACCCGAGCCTTAAGCAACTGACCGATCTTATCAGTCATTATTTACTGGCTAATCACGAGCAAGGTCGCAATACCGTGCTTATCATAGATGAAGCTCAGCACCTTAAAGCCGAAGTGTTAGAGCAGCTTAGATTACTGACCAACTTAGAAACAGACACCAAAAAATTGCTGCAAGTGATTTTAATTGGTCAGCCAGAATTACAACAACTGCTGAAGAGACAAGAACTTAGGCAGCTAGCCCAGCGCATTACCGCCCGTTACCATTTACTGCCTTTAACCTTAGAGGAAGTGAGTCTCTATGTGCAGCATCGCTTGCAAGTGGCTAATCGGTTTGAGCCTCTGTTTACCGCTAAAGCCTGTAAATACCTGCACAAATACAGTGGCGGCATTCCAAGATTGATCAATCTATTATGCGAGCGCGCCCTGATGGCCGGTTACGGCCAATCTAAGGTGCCCATCGATCATCATATGGTGAAGCAAGCCGCGGTTGAAGTATTGGGCGAGGTGGAAGAATTCTCACTGCCATATAAGCCTGTGGCAATAGCGGCAACTGTGGCCTTAGTGTTTGCCGGCGCTTTTTATGGCTTCTATCAGGCAGCGATATCAAACCCGAATTTAGGCGCTACTCAAGCTCAAGTTCAGACTCAGATAGCCACTCAAGCTACAATTCAAGCTTTGCCACAAGCGTCAGTGCAACAAGGGGCTGAACTAACAAGAGCGGAACAAGTAAGTGCTGAGCAAACATATGCTGCTGAGCAAATTCAACCTACCGCCAACACACTGAGTACTGAGCAGAGAGTGCTCAAGCAAGCCATCACTCAAAGTCAGAATATCGACAATGCCTATGCCGGCTTGTTTGGCGTGTGGCAGCGACAGCCCATAAGCGGCTTAACCCCGTGTCAGGCGGCGATGGAACAGGGATTGGCCTGCCATCAACAGCAAGGTAATTGGCACAGCATCTCAAGACTCAATTATCCTGCGGTGGTTTATTTGCAGGATGAAAGTTTAGGTGATTTTTACGGTGTGTTAGTCGAGCGGGACGATGACCAAGTGTTACTGCAACTTAACGAGCAACAGTTATGGGTGTCTAAGCATTGGTTTAATCAGCACTTTAGCGGCACTTTTGAGTTGTTATGGCAGCCAACCAAGCGAGTGCCAAGAGAAATCAGCCGTGGCTCACATTTATCTCAAGTGCAGTGGTTAGAAAATAATCTGGCTAAGATTAATGGCCGTCAAGCCAGGCTGATGGATGATTTTGATCATGAGCTTGAACGTGAGCTCATGGCGTTTCAGCGCCAACATGGTTTAAAAGCCGATGGCATAGCCGGCAGCCAAACCTTAGTGCAATTGAATTTATTTACCAGTAAGCAAGGCCCAAGATTAACCTCGGCGCTGAGCAACAAGCGTGAGGCACTTTAA
- a CDS encoding multifunctional CCA addition/repair protein — MKIYLVGGAVRDALLGLTIKDKDYLVVGSTPAEMLSLGYRQVGKDFPVFLHPKNQQEYALARIERKTGTGYDGFSCDANEHVSLEEDLLRRDLTINAIAQDEQGQLHDPYGGQQDIIHKQLRHVSQAFVEDPLRVLRVARFAARFHSLGFTVATETMALMSQISLSGELEHLTAERVWQECERALATDEPQVFFEVLAQCGALEVLFPEIHALFGVPQPEKWHPEIDTGKHTLLSLKQASLLTDDMAIRFATLVHDLGKALSPKESLPKHHGHGQKGLPLIKQFCQRLRVPNDYRDLALLVSDQHQNIHNAFELKASTLVSLFDKGDFWRKPERLNGLLSACIADIRGRTGLEKSAYPQAAYIEHCFQLAKQVEVQKIIADGFIGADIKNQLNRLRILAIDEYKQSLIKKQPN, encoded by the coding sequence ATGAAAATTTATCTTGTCGGCGGCGCGGTGCGCGATGCCTTGCTTGGCCTAACTATCAAAGACAAAGATTATTTGGTGGTGGGCTCAACCCCTGCCGAAATGCTCTCCTTAGGCTATCGTCAAGTGGGCAAGGACTTCCCCGTTTTTTTGCACCCGAAAAATCAACAAGAGTATGCCTTAGCCCGCATTGAGCGTAAAACTGGCACGGGTTATGACGGCTTTAGTTGTGACGCCAATGAGCATGTCAGCTTAGAAGAAGACTTATTGCGCCGGGATCTCACCATTAATGCCATAGCCCAAGATGAACAAGGCCAACTGCACGACCCTTATGGCGGCCAACAAGACATAATCCACAAACAACTTCGTCATGTGTCCCAAGCCTTCGTTGAAGATCCCCTGCGGGTGCTCAGGGTCGCTCGCTTCGCCGCGCGCTTTCACTCATTAGGTTTTACGGTTGCCACTGAAACCATGGCATTAATGTCTCAAATCAGCCTAAGTGGTGAGCTTGAACACTTAACTGCGGAGCGCGTCTGGCAAGAATGTGAGCGAGCATTAGCCACAGATGAGCCACAGGTCTTTTTTGAAGTTTTAGCTCAGTGCGGCGCACTTGAAGTATTATTCCCTGAAATTCATGCCCTGTTTGGTGTGCCTCAGCCCGAAAAGTGGCATCCAGAAATTGATACTGGAAAACACACTCTATTAAGCCTCAAGCAAGCGAGTCTACTCACGGATGATATGGCGATTCGCTTTGCCACCTTAGTACACGACTTAGGCAAGGCGCTGAGCCCCAAAGAAAGCCTACCTAAGCACCATGGTCACGGCCAGAAAGGGTTACCTTTGATCAAGCAGTTTTGTCAGCGTCTGCGAGTCCCTAATGACTATCGAGATCTGGCGTTATTGGTCAGCGATCAGCATCAAAATATTCACAATGCCTTCGAGCTTAAAGCCAGCACCTTAGTCAGCCTATTCGATAAAGGGGATTTTTGGCGTAAACCAGAACGTTTAAACGGCCTACTCAGTGCTTGCATTGCCGATATTAGGGGCCGTACTGGACTCGAAAAAAGTGCCTACCCTCAAGCGGCTTATATTGAACATTGTTTCCAGTTAGCTAAGCAAGTTGAAGTGCAAAAAATCATTGCCGATGGATTTATCGGCGCCGACATAAAAAATCAGCTAAATCGACTCAGAATTCTGGCAATTGATGAATACAAACAAAGTTTGATTAAAAAACAACCAAACTAG
- a CDS encoding Lpp/OprI family alanine-zipper lipoprotein — translation MNKKVLMIAGVAMTALLGGCANTTALEESVANLGNKVDQLSAEVGSLKSEQSKLAVDVKGAKAAAMDAQAEAKRANDRLDNMASSYKK, via the coding sequence ATGAACAAAAAAGTACTGATGATTGCTGGTGTTGCGATGACTGCTTTATTAGGTGGCTGTGCTAACACTACCGCTCTTGAAGAGAGCGTTGCTAACCTAGGTAACAAAGTTGACCAACTATCTGCAGAAGTTGGTTCTTTAAAGTCTGAGCAAAGCAAGCTAGCCGTTGATGTTAAAGGCGCAAAAGCTGCTGCTATGGACGCACAAGCTGAAGCTAAACGTGCTAACGACCGTTTAGACAACATGGCTTCTTCTTACAAAAAGTAA
- a CDS encoding putative RNA methyltransferase: MTSMLICPICMTPLQQHQASQGFYCENKHHYDRHKEGYWPLLLANKTKMQAISREKMRAKRFLLASGIYTPVVNKITEVLLSLLADKPQIQHLDYQCGDGYYLRALMPSLSELNGQHWGIDDSENTLFAAAKAGTRANLILSGLKKLPIADNSVDVITILDSPLKGKECQRILKDDGILVMLIPAERHLWQLKQEVYPELTEKQQGINLPNNIQVIESHQIKFTQDIDGQQAITLLDMSTFGWRANDELRHGIKSKAILKLEFEFNLVIAKKLL, from the coding sequence ATGACCTCTATGTTGATTTGCCCTATTTGCATGACTCCGCTACAGCAGCATCAAGCTTCTCAGGGTTTTTATTGTGAAAATAAACATCATTATGATCGTCATAAAGAAGGTTACTGGCCATTACTGTTGGCGAATAAAACTAAGATGCAGGCCATAAGCCGCGAAAAAATGCGCGCCAAGCGTTTCTTGCTGGCATCGGGAATATATACTCCAGTGGTGAATAAAATTACTGAGGTGTTATTGAGCCTGCTGGCGGACAAGCCTCAAATACAGCATTTGGATTACCAATGTGGTGATGGCTATTATTTACGGGCGTTAATGCCAAGCCTATCTGAACTTAATGGCCAGCACTGGGGCATAGATGACAGTGAAAATACCTTGTTTGCCGCTGCCAAGGCGGGGACCCGTGCAAATTTAATCCTCTCAGGATTGAAGAAGTTACCCATAGCGGATAACAGTGTCGATGTGATCACGATTCTAGACAGCCCACTGAAAGGCAAGGAGTGTCAGCGTATCCTTAAGGATGACGGCATACTTGTTATGCTTATCCCTGCAGAACGTCATTTATGGCAGCTTAAGCAAGAGGTATATCCAGAGCTAACAGAGAAGCAGCAAGGGATTAATTTACCTAACAATATTCAAGTGATTGAGTCCCATCAAATTAAATTTACTCAAGATATCGATGGTCAGCAAGCCATCACCTTGTTAGACATGTCCACCTTTGGCTGGCGGGCAAACGATGAGCTGAGACATGGCATTAAGAGTAAAGCTATCCTCAAGTTAGAGTTTGAGTTTAATTTAGTGATAGCCAAGAAATTACTTTAG
- a CDS encoding undecaprenyl-diphosphate phosphatase has translation METFQIILLALIQGLTEFLPISSSAHLILPSQLLGWKDQGFSFDVAVNTGSLLAVVIYFRHDLWTMAKAWVLSLVKGEQSNESKLAWWIILATIPAVIFGFAAKDFIATHLRNTTVIASTTIIFGLLLWWADRMSRSELTVYQTGWRKALLIGFAQALAIIPGTSRSGATMTAALMLGLSREAAAKFSFLMSVPVGLGAAILVTKDLVESPEAIDYQALGIGMLVSFLAAYACIYYFLKYISRMGMTPFVIYRLILGSVLFALILW, from the coding sequence ATGGAAACGTTTCAAATAATTTTACTGGCTTTAATTCAAGGTCTTACCGAATTTCTGCCCATTTCTAGTTCAGCTCACCTTATTTTGCCGTCGCAATTATTAGGCTGGAAAGATCAAGGCTTTTCTTTCGATGTCGCAGTGAACACCGGCTCATTATTGGCTGTGGTCATTTATTTTCGCCATGATCTGTGGACTATGGCTAAAGCTTGGGTGCTGAGCTTAGTAAAAGGTGAGCAAAGTAATGAGAGCAAGCTTGCATGGTGGATTATTCTAGCGACTATCCCAGCGGTTATTTTTGGCTTCGCCGCGAAAGACTTTATCGCGACTCATTTAAGAAATACCACAGTGATTGCCAGTACCACCATCATTTTTGGTCTACTGCTTTGGTGGGCCGATAGAATGTCCCGTTCAGAGCTTACTGTGTACCAAACTGGCTGGCGAAAGGCATTATTGATAGGCTTTGCCCAAGCGTTAGCCATTATCCCTGGTACGTCCCGCTCAGGTGCCACCATGACTGCTGCGCTCATGTTAGGTTTAAGTCGAGAGGCTGCAGCTAAGTTTTCATTTTTAATGTCTGTGCCTGTGGGCTTAGGGGCGGCGATTTTAGTGACTAAAGATCTCGTTGAAAGCCCAGAAGCTATAGATTACCAAGCCCTAGGTATAGGGATGCTAGTGTCATTCCTTGCGGCTTATGCCTGTATTTATTATTTCCTTAAATACATTAGCCGCATGGGCATGACCCCCTTTGTGATTTACCGTTTGATCTTAGGTTCAGTGTTATTTGCATTGATCCTTTGGTAA
- the folK gene encoding 2-amino-4-hydroxy-6-hydroxymethyldihydropteridine diphosphokinase has product MARIYISLGTNVEPERHVIAGVADLQRHLGALQLSRVFESEAVGFNGTNFLNMVIGAETELSIAEVNALFKQIEQDNGRQVQAKKFSPRSLDLDLLLYDDAVCQLPIVLPRGEILYNAFVLWPLAELIPNELHPLVKKTYLSLWDEFDKQSQHIWPIAFDFPQPEP; this is encoded by the coding sequence ATGGCACGTATTTATATTAGTTTAGGCACCAATGTTGAGCCTGAACGCCATGTTATTGCTGGGGTTGCCGATTTGCAGCGCCATTTAGGAGCGTTGCAATTATCTCGGGTATTTGAGAGTGAGGCCGTGGGATTTAATGGCACTAACTTTTTAAATATGGTCATAGGCGCAGAGACTGAGCTTTCAATCGCCGAAGTGAACGCTTTATTCAAGCAAATAGAGCAAGACAATGGCAGGCAAGTGCAGGCGAAGAAGTTTAGCCCTCGCAGTTTAGATCTTGATTTACTCCTCTATGATGATGCAGTTTGTCAGTTGCCTATTGTATTGCCTCGCGGTGAAATCCTATATAATGCCTTCGTGCTCTGGCCTTTAGCTGAACTTATCCCCAATGAACTTCATCCGCTGGTGAAAAAGACTTATTTAAGTCTGTGGGATGAATTTGATAAGCAGAGTCAGCACATTTGGCCTATCGCTTTTGATTTTCCACAGCCCGAGCCGTAA
- the folB gene encoding dihydroneopterin aldolase — translation MDKVLIRQLSIETVIGIYEWEKQIHQTLLVDLDMAWDNSAAAAADNYQHALCYETVSKCLTQLITEKPIELIETVAEMIAQCVQTEFNVPWVKVVVMKPGAIPHAASVGVEIERGRL, via the coding sequence ATGGATAAGGTATTAATACGACAATTAAGCATAGAAACTGTGATTGGGATCTATGAGTGGGAAAAGCAAATCCATCAGACCTTATTGGTGGATTTAGACATGGCTTGGGATAATAGTGCCGCCGCTGCGGCAGATAATTATCAACATGCACTTTGCTATGAGACTGTCTCTAAGTGCCTCACTCAGCTTATTACTGAAAAACCGATAGAGCTCATTGAAACTGTAGCAGAAATGATTGCTCAATGTGTGCAAACTGAGTTTAATGTGCCTTGGGTCAAGGTGGTGGTGATGAAGCCTGGGGCCATTCCCCACGCCGCTTCTGTGGGTGTTGAAATTGAACGTGGTCGACTATAA
- the plsY gene encoding glycerol-3-phosphate 1-O-acyltransferase PlsY, translating to MSAVTITILMILGAYLAGSISSAVLVCRLRGLPDPRTNGSGNPGATNVLRIGGLSSAVMVLLFDMLKGAIPSYISYKLGLDSVYLGLVAVAACLGHIFPIFFAFKGGKGVATAFGAMAPIGEDLALFLLATWLVFALITRYSSVAAIIAASLAPLYTWWLDERFTIPVAMLSVLIVIRHKDNIHRLWTGEETKLSRKKRDKKTT from the coding sequence TTGAGCGCAGTGACTATCACCATTTTGATGATCTTAGGCGCCTACTTAGCCGGTTCGATATCAAGTGCGGTTTTAGTATGTAGGCTAAGAGGCTTACCCGACCCCAGAACTAATGGTTCAGGTAACCCAGGCGCCACCAATGTGCTGCGCATAGGTGGCTTAAGTTCGGCCGTCATGGTGTTGTTATTTGATATGCTAAAAGGCGCCATTCCCTCATACATTAGCTATAAACTGGGCTTAGATTCTGTCTATCTTGGACTCGTTGCGGTGGCGGCCTGTCTTGGGCATATTTTCCCGATATTTTTTGCCTTTAAAGGCGGAAAAGGCGTCGCAACGGCTTTTGGTGCTATGGCCCCCATAGGTGAAGACTTAGCCTTATTCTTGCTCGCCACTTGGTTGGTGTTTGCTCTCATCACTCGCTACTCGTCTGTGGCTGCCATTATCGCCGCCTCCTTAGCGCCCCTTTATACTTGGTGGCTCGACGAAAGGTTTACTATTCCTGTTGCCATGTTATCGGTGCTGATTGTCATACGTCACAAAGACAACATACACAGACTCTGGACAGGGGAAGAGACTAAACTCTCACGTAAGAAGCGAGATAAAAAAACCACATAA
- the tsaD gene encoding tRNA (adenosine(37)-N6)-threonylcarbamoyltransferase complex transferase subunit TsaD: MRVLGIETSCDETGIAVYDDKLGLLSHKLYSQVKLHADYGGVVPELASRDHVRKIVPLIKQALLDANTSANELDGVAYTKGPGLIGALLVGACVGRSLAYAWGKPAVGVHHMEGHLLAPMLEDDAPEYPFVALLVSGGHSMLVKVDGIGRYEVLGESVDDAAGEAFDKTAKLMGLDYPGGPRLAKLASEGVPAGYKFPRPMTDRPGLDFSFSGLKTFTANTIMAEPDDHQTRANIARAFEEAVVDTLAIKCRRALKQTGYNRLVIAGGVSANTRLRETLAELMTSLGGRVYYPRGEFCTDNGAMIAYAGLQRLKAGQVEDLSVKGQPRWPLDSLPAVD; the protein is encoded by the coding sequence ATGCGGGTGCTAGGTATTGAGACCTCTTGTGATGAGACGGGTATTGCGGTTTATGATGACAAACTCGGTTTGTTGTCACATAAACTCTATAGCCAAGTCAAGCTACATGCGGATTATGGTGGCGTGGTGCCGGAATTGGCATCTCGGGATCACGTACGTAAAATAGTACCACTTATCAAACAGGCGCTCTTAGATGCCAATACCAGTGCCAATGAACTCGATGGTGTTGCTTATACTAAGGGCCCAGGGTTAATTGGTGCCTTATTGGTAGGTGCCTGTGTCGGCCGTTCTTTAGCTTATGCTTGGGGCAAGCCTGCGGTGGGCGTGCATCACATGGAAGGGCATTTGCTAGCACCCATGTTAGAAGATGATGCTCCCGAGTACCCTTTTGTAGCTTTATTAGTCAGTGGCGGTCATTCCATGTTAGTGAAAGTGGATGGTATAGGCCGCTATGAAGTGCTGGGTGAGTCAGTGGATGATGCCGCCGGTGAAGCCTTCGATAAAACCGCCAAACTCATGGGGCTTGATTATCCAGGTGGCCCAAGACTTGCCAAATTGGCAAGTGAAGGTGTGCCCGCAGGTTATAAGTTCCCCAGGCCTATGACAGACAGGCCTGGGCTTGATTTTAGTTTTTCAGGCCTTAAAACCTTTACGGCCAATACCATAATGGCTGAACCCGATGATCATCAGACCCGCGCCAATATTGCCCGTGCATTCGAAGAAGCCGTTGTGGATACCTTGGCGATAAAGTGTCGCCGTGCGCTTAAGCAAACCGGTTATAACCGCTTAGTGATTGCCGGCGGCGTGAGTGCCAATACTCGCTTGCGAGAAACCTTAGCTGAATTGATGACAAGTTTAGGCGGCAGAGTGTATTACCCTAGGGGTGAGTTCTGTACCGATAACGGCGCTATGATAGCCTACGCCGGTTTACAGCGCTTAAAGGCGGGGCAGGTAGAGGATTTAAGCGTTAAAGGTCAGCCCAGATGGCCGCTGGATAGTTTGCCAGCAGTAGATTAA
- the rpsU gene encoding 30S ribosomal protein S21, producing the protein MPIIKVRENEPFDVALRRFKRSCEKAGILADVRAREFYEKPTTARKRAKAAAVKRLAKKLSRENARRVRLY; encoded by the coding sequence ATGCCAATAATTAAAGTACGTGAAAACGAACCATTCGACGTAGCTCTACGTCGTTTCAAGCGCTCTTGTGAAAAAGCAGGTATCCTAGCTGATGTGCGTGCTCGTGAATTCTACGAGAAGCCAACAACTGCACGTAAGCGCGCAAAAGCGGCAGCAGTTAAGCGTTTAGCTAAGAAGCTTTCTCGCGAAAACGCACGTCGCGTACGTTTATATTAA
- a CDS encoding GatB/YqeY domain-containing protein — protein MSLIDQLKDQMKDAMRAKEKVRLGTIRMALAAIKQIEVDTREELTDEQAIAVLTKMVKQRRDSIAQYEAAGRPELAAIEAEEIQVIETFLPTPLSEAEVAALLDEAILAVGASSMADMGKVMGALKAKVQGRADMGAIGALIRAKLQ, from the coding sequence ATGAGCCTAATTGATCAGCTAAAAGACCAAATGAAAGACGCTATGCGTGCCAAAGAAAAGGTACGCTTAGGGACAATTCGCATGGCACTGGCCGCCATCAAGCAAATCGAAGTGGATACCCGCGAAGAATTGACTGATGAACAAGCCATAGCTGTCTTAACCAAAATGGTAAAGCAACGCCGTGATTCTATTGCTCAATATGAAGCAGCAGGTCGTCCGGAGTTAGCAGCAATTGAAGCAGAAGAGATTCAAGTTATTGAAACTTTCCTGCCTACGCCTCTTAGCGAGGCTGAAGTTGCCGCATTACTTGATGAAGCTATCCTAGCGGTAGGTGCATCATCCATGGCGGATATGGGCAAAGTGATGGGAGCATTAAAAGCTAAAGTGCAAGGCCGTGCAGATATGGGCGCCATTGGCGCACTCATTCGCGCAAAATTGCAATAA